The Podospora pseudocomata strain CBS 415.72m chromosome 1 map unlocalized CBS415.72m_1, whole genome shotgun sequence genome has a segment encoding these proteins:
- a CDS encoding uncharacterized protein (COG:Q; EggNog:ENOG503Q4E5), producing MAFPRRVVAIIGSGGMGLASARRLALSSARTTLFLSDFSQANLDSAATSLRNDGHEVQTQLIDVSDYASVQKFASAAAQAGRLETIVHTAGLSPAMAPADRIFKVDLLGTVNVIDAFREVVAPGGSMICIASMARFGAQPSPDLAAHFATSRRDTILDRPELKELVENNDPSMAYSLSKAANYLRVQAAARAWAEKGARINSVSPGVILTAMVRQELESPHGETIKQIISGTPLQRGGTADEIASVVAFLAGSEASYVTGTDILVDGGTIAGNMGAMMSAARK from the coding sequence ATGGCTTTCCCTCGTAGAGTAGTAGCAATCATAGGATCCGGTGGCATGGGTCTTGCCTCTGCTCGCCGCCTTGCCCTCTCTTCAGCCCGCACaactctcttcctctccgaCTTCTCCCAAGCCAACCTCGACAGCGCGGCCACATCGCTGAGAAACGATGGACACGAAGTTCAAACGCAGCTCATCGATGTCTCGGACTATGCCTCTGTTCAGAAGTTTGCCTCTGCCGCTGCGCAAGCAGGAAGACTCGAAACCATCGTTCACACAGCCGGTCTATCCCCAGCCATGGCACCCGCAGACCGCATCTTCAAGGTCGATTTACTCGGCACAGTCAACGTCATCGACGCTTTCCGAGAGGTCGTGGCCCCGGGAGGCAGCATGATTTGCATCGCGAGCATGGCTCGCTTCGGCGCACAGCCATCACCAGATCTGGCAGCGCATTTTGCCACGAGCAGGAGGGATACAATCCTGGATAGGCCAGAGTTGAAGGAATTGGTGGAGAATAATGACCCGTCCATGGCGTATTCGCTATCGAAGGCTGCGAATTATCTGAGGGTTCAGGCGGCGGCAAGGGCTTGGGCAGAGAAGGGTGCTAGGATCAACAGTGTCAGCCCGGGAGTTATTCTGACGGCGATGGTGAGACAGGAGTTGGAGTCGCCGCATGGGGAGACGATCAAGCAGATTATCTCTGGGACGCCGCTGCAGAGGGGAGGGACGGCGGACGAAATTGCGAGCGTGGTTGCCTTTTTGGCTGGGAGCGAGGCGTCGTATGTTACGGGGACGGATATTCTCGTGGATGGGGGGACGATTGCTGGGAATATGGGGGCTATGATGTCGGCAGCGAGGAAGTAG